The DNA region CATGTAAGTTGCCATATGGGAATTCGAGGCATCCAAACAAGCAATTCTGTAATATGAATCTTCTCCTTAATATAAAACTGTTCCATGGGCTTTACATAGTGCATATATCATTCAAAACTATTGCTTACCTGCATTTTTTAGTCCATTCTGTGGAATTCTTTTCCAACTGCATTCCTTTAATTTGTGCTGATTTAGACTTGGGGATAATCAGTGTTCTTCTATTTTAAGGTCGTACCCCTTCACAAAAACAGTTCGGGTTTTAGTGTAATGGCAAGTGTCGATTGAGTCTTGAAAttagccttaaaaaaaaaaaaaaaaaatgaaaagaagtaaGACTGCTTACCCATCAGATCTCCAGTACCATGTAGTAAATTAGATCTGTTTGTTTGGTAGGATagtttaagtaatattatttgtatttttttaaaataagtgtGAATGAAAAtagtgtaatattgtttaaaaactaaaaatatgtgtttaagaTGTTTTACTAAACGGATCTTAGTAGTGTGAGAACCATGTGTACTAGGTctcccaatttatttatttattttaatttttgaaaatgctAATTTATATTCTCAAACCCGTGATATGCcgcttttattttgtaaaccaTATTTTAAGTGTCTTCAAATCCAGGCTCATCACCGTTAATTTGGAGATTAATTCACAATCAAATCTTAATtcacaatcaaatcaaataatgGATGAGAGGCTGGGTTGTAGGATAAAATTTGCacagaaaattttcaatataatttttctaactcTCGCAAAAGATTGAGATTGAGGATTAATATAGTTGACAATTGAAAAGGGAAAAGgggaaattttattcaatcaaaaaGGGGAAAAGCAAAATTATATTCGAGTTTGGAAAAAGCACACGAAACGTAGCCAAGAAAAGGCATACAatatacaataatatatatcataaacattaaaattaaaacttggAAGTCTTTCTCaccattgaagaaaagaaaactcacaATATTCTAGTACATGAAACTTCTAATTTTAACAAGCATATTCTTGTTTAAGATACGATAGGATGAGTAAATTCATCACTACCACTACAATTAATTAATGCTCCCTATGTTTGCCTTCCACTATTTAGTTTTGTGAAAACACAAGGACAAAGGGGCAGATAGACTTTTGGACCATGTTTACAGTCTGCAATTCACGATCACAAAAGGTTACAAACTTGAAGTTGTAAAGGGGAACTCTTCTTATTGTAAGTACAAGAACATAGGATCATTACCAAGCACATTGCAGCAAAAGCAGCACTTAAATGGATGCATCTCACTGCTGCTCAGTGATTCTAGTTCTGTACAAGAAGATCAATGGAAGCCATTCTCAAAAGACCGTCAAATGATCCAATTCCATAGCCTTATATAGGCCACACTCCTTAGCCTGATCCGTTTCCTCCCACCACCACATCCCTTCCTTCTCATACCCAAATGAATTATATCCATGAAAAGGAATACTGTTAAATAGCACATTTATGGCTAGAAGGAAGCTCCAGTATTCTTGGTTTTCCACATCTGCCACTGCATTCGACTTCAACAATCTGCCAATCCCACCATCTCTTCCTTCAAGTGAAGGGTCTACTGGAATAACCGGAGTGCCTTCTGTAGTTTCCGAGGACTGATATTCTTTTAGGCCAGTGATCCCAGCATCAAATAACCATGCTTCAATCAAAGTGACATCCTCAGCTCTACTGCACAACCAGATGTAGGTTCCATGTTAAATTAGTGACAAAGGCATTGTGACAAAAGTTCATAAATTATTCTAGAAGTACTGAATAATAGACAAAGGCATAGTGACAAAATTCACAAACATTACGTTATATCAAGAAAATTGTGtgtcatttttccttttactttttatcccatcaatatcattattttcttgaaaactatTGGTACTTTTGTACTCTGCAGCattgttgttacttgttaggACAACAATAGCAGAAGTTAAGTGATGCATGCAGGCTGGTCAACAATATGTAGCTTACGcattatgaaaaacaaaatttatatattagcTATCAGTTAATGTGTAATGACTCTCTCTTTTTAGCAAATCCGAGCTTGTTCGATTTCctattcttttgcttttgtttataTGCACCAGATACTTGTGTCCAAAGTTCTGGCTTATTAACAATgtttaataatttctaaattcgTGCTGATATGAACCCTTTATTCCTTACTATTCAATGCCGTactgaaaattttctctccacCAATAATGTCTTACTTTTTAGTATGTTTGAGTTATAATTATAACTTAATATCTAGTACCTATTGCCTTAtccattatattttattgattaaatttgaaattgaaaaattcacaTTTGGGTGAGATGTCAAACATATTAACTATGAACAGTTGCGGTTTTAGGAATTTTGTTTGGAgggtcattaaaaaattttaatataaaaaaaacttgaatatattgagttatcgacaaaaaaaaaaaaaaaaaataataataatacatgaagttttatgattttcttctacaaattttcaaattttgaattgttatatGATAATTCATTATGAGTATCTATTGCCAATGTGGGTAGCTATGAGCCTATgagtattttattttgttaagtttatctaacaattttatttttatgcagttgttattatctatttgttattgtttttataaaaatattttaaactaaatgactaaactaaactcattagctttgtattaattattgacgcaCACAACcatacttatttatatataaaattatacattatgtGTCtatttaaccaatcaaatgcttGGACAAACACTAattaactttacaatttttttcttaaattttactaactttataacaaaaagttattataacatgataacaatataCACATATGTAAGAAACCatctctatttcctaattattaaattatataaatttatattatatttatatcatACACACAAACGTCCACACACATcataattcacacaaataacattataacaaaaagtaatgcaCATAATCAATATTAGACACACTcacacataatataaatttataaaaaagagtGACACTTACAATTCACAAACACCTACTCTTTACTCTTAGAGTTGGAAATACTTATAATAAGGATGTGTAAAATTTAAGTCaggtgtgcaaaaatatttttgaaaataaattaaagtattaaactaacaaaaaaaaatttatatatataatttttttttttttttggggttgaagtcaggggttcatttgaaccccttgaATATATAGAGTAGTGTTGCCTCAGACTATGAACGAGTACTAACTAATAAGAATGGAAGTTTACAGATGAATTAATGTATCATGCTAATAGAGTAGACCTTCCATCAATCCAGTGCACTAGAGTAGTTGATGTGACAGAAAACTGACACGTTGTTAATTTTGGACGTGTTATGTTCAATACTCAAATATATGGACAGAAGCCAAATacgtttttttatatatatatatatatatatatatatatatttgacaaatTCACATTTGGGTGAGACGCCAAACATGTTAACTATGAACGAGTAGTAACTAATAAGAATGGAAAGTTTATAGATGAATTAATGTATCATGCTGACAGTATAGACCTTTCATCTAGTGCACTAGAGCAGTTGATGAGATAGGAGATTGACATGTTGCTAATTTTGGACGTGTTATGTTTAGTACTTAAATGTATGGATGGAAGGCAAACacgtttttatatatatatatatatatatatatatatatatatagacacacacacactcctACATTCAAAAAGATGTATTATATCTCAGTTTTTAAAAACCGAACCAAACCGACCGGTTGAACCAAGAATCGAAGACCAGTCCCGTCCCAAAAAAAGCCTAAACTCAGTGAATAACTGGAAAAATCAGTCAAAAATTGGTAAAAATCAAGAACTGGAGACAAATTCGGTTCTGTCCCTGatccgatttttaaaaccatgtatctcatcttttttttattgaataaaataacaTGTAGCAACTAACAACTAACAAGAATggaagtttatatataaattaatgcaTCATATGCAGACAGAGTATACCTCTTGACAAGGCTTCCATATAGTGTGCTAGAGCACTTGATGGGATAAGAGACTGACATGTGGCTAATTTCAGATATGTATCATGCACAGTACTCGAATGCACGATACATAAGCCAAAtacgtttatatatatatatatatatatatacacacacttcaATGTTTAAAAGGATGTATTATACCTCTTTATTCTTGAATAAACTAACATTCAGTAATgtatatctcttttttcttgaataaactAACATGTAGTAACTAATAAGAATGGAAGTTTATAGACGAATTAAAGCATCATGCCAATAGAGTAGACCTCCAGGGCAAGGTCATCCAATGCACTGCAGCAATTGATGGGAGAGGAGATTGGCA from Quercus lobata isolate SW786 unplaced genomic scaffold, ValleyOak3.0 Primary Assembly Scq3eQI_2020, whole genome shotgun sequence includes:
- the LOC115973547 gene encoding 5'-adenylylsulfate reductase 1, chloroplastic-like isoform X2 codes for the protein MKPIHVEPKRSELTVPLATTLATPVMVEKVDECPKNDHTDKLAKDLQGASPLEIEKDDRFEKAGDDATVTLRAEDVTLIEAWLFDAGITGLKEYQSSETTEGTPVIPVDPSLEGRDGGIGRLLKSNAVADVENQEYWSFLLAINVLFNSIPFHGYNSFGYEKEGMWWWEETDQAKECGLYKAMELDHLTVF
- the LOC115973547 gene encoding 5'-adenylylsulfate reductase 1, chloroplastic-like isoform X1, producing MKPIHVEPKRSELTVPLATTLATPVMVEKVDECPKNDHTDKLAKDLQGASPLEIEKDDRFEKAGDDATVTLSRAEDVTLIEAWLFDAGITGLKEYQSSETTEGTPVIPVDPSLEGRDGGIGRLLKSNAVADVENQEYWSFLLAINVLFNSIPFHGYNSFGYEKEGMWWWEETDQAKECGLYKAMELDHLTVF